The proteins below are encoded in one region of Corynebacterium felinum:
- a CDS encoding sirohydrochlorin chelatase, translating to MTPIIILAHGSRHQQAPADLDSLRRSVAESSGRRVELAFLDLCLPSIDQVCAHLHAEGEDQAVVVPLLFTSAYHHTVDVVHALHNQPIALHCTDLIGTGEDVARLLSAPTGCTHLLYAVGSSNHESNQAVRELAASVGAQAVFATGVDKHDLTQVVTGYESVHISPLFFANGLLLDKARAALAQHTHVSFAPPLAHRAASVVLARL from the coding sequence ATGACACCGATCATCATCCTCGCCCACGGTTCCCGGCACCAGCAGGCCCCCGCTGACCTTGACTCATTACGGCGCAGCGTTGCCGAAAGCAGTGGTCGGCGGGTTGAACTAGCATTCCTAGACCTATGCCTGCCCAGCATTGATCAGGTGTGTGCGCACCTGCATGCTGAAGGTGAAGATCAAGCGGTAGTCGTGCCACTACTTTTTACCAGCGCTTACCACCACACCGTCGATGTGGTTCACGCACTACACAACCAACCCATAGCACTGCACTGCACCGACCTGATCGGCACAGGTGAGGATGTTGCACGACTTTTGAGCGCCCCTACAGGCTGCACCCATCTGCTCTATGCGGTGGGTTCGTCCAACCATGAGTCGAATCAAGCAGTACGTGAGCTGGCGGCCAGCGTTGGTGCGCAGGCGGTGTTTGCCACCGGCGTCGACAAGCATGATCTCACACAGGTGGTCACGGGATACGAATCTGTCCACATTAGCCCACTGTTTTTCGCCAACGGCCTGCTGCTCGATAAAGCACGTGCCGCACTGGCCCAGCACACACATGTCAGTTTTGCACCACCCTTAGCCCATCGCGCGGCTAGCGTCGTGCTCGCCCGACTCTAA
- a CDS encoding sulfate adenylyltransferase subunit 1: protein MSALDVAPRTHTHSEDDTSACSTVVRKTLRLCTAGSVDDGKSTFVGRLLHDTNSVRVDQLEHVTRSSHQRGFAGIDFSLLVDGLRAEREQGITIDVAYRYFSTKARTFILADTPGHVQYTRNTVTGMSTSDVVVLLVDARTGVSEQTRKHLSVAGLLGVSAVILAVNKIDLVDYSEDIFNQINADFTHIATSYGINRTFAVPISALHGDNVAEASTAMDWYTGSTVLDLLETIDVDTDTTPVNARFPIQYVIREHSNDYRGYAGTLATGELQLGQKLYTSCGREATVIGIDTTDGETTTARAGQSICVRLAEDIDLSRGDLLSAKPVAAQRTFTATIVGVHETPLNPGQLLKLRTGTSSVRARIATQNAPQSVGLNDIAEITIELATPLPVETYHSRGAVGSFLLIDANSGDTRAAGIITAVP from the coding sequence ATGAGTGCACTCGATGTAGCCCCACGCACCCACACCCACAGCGAGGATGACACCTCTGCTTGCTCAACAGTGGTGCGGAAAACTCTCCGACTGTGCACTGCGGGCAGTGTCGATGATGGAAAATCAACATTTGTTGGCCGTTTGCTTCACGACACTAACTCCGTGCGCGTCGATCAGCTCGAACACGTTACCCGAAGCTCCCACCAGCGTGGGTTTGCTGGTATTGACTTCTCCCTGCTTGTCGACGGCCTGCGCGCCGAACGCGAACAAGGCATCACCATTGATGTGGCGTATCGCTACTTTTCCACCAAGGCGCGCACCTTTATCCTCGCCGACACCCCAGGGCATGTGCAATATACTCGTAACACGGTGACAGGCATGTCCACCTCAGATGTTGTTGTGCTGCTTGTCGACGCCCGCACCGGCGTTAGTGAACAAACACGCAAACACTTAAGCGTCGCCGGATTACTCGGCGTATCCGCAGTGATCCTCGCTGTGAATAAAATCGACCTCGTTGACTATTCCGAAGACATCTTCAACCAGATCAACGCCGACTTCACCCACATCGCCACCAGCTATGGGATTAACCGCACCTTTGCAGTACCCATCAGTGCCCTTCACGGCGACAACGTGGCCGAAGCTTCCACCGCCATGGACTGGTACACCGGGTCAACCGTGCTTGATTTGCTTGAAACCATTGATGTGGACACCGACACCACCCCAGTGAATGCACGCTTTCCCATCCAATACGTCATCCGCGAACACAGCAATGACTACCGCGGCTATGCGGGGACACTAGCAACAGGTGAACTGCAGCTGGGGCAAAAACTGTATACCAGTTGCGGCCGGGAGGCCACCGTGATCGGAATTGATACAACAGACGGCGAAACAACCACAGCGCGCGCCGGGCAAAGCATCTGCGTGCGGTTAGCTGAAGACATCGATCTAAGCCGTGGCGATCTTTTGTCCGCTAAACCAGTTGCCGCACAGCGAACATTTACCGCCACCATCGTCGGCGTGCACGAAACCCCCTTAAATCCGGGCCAACTCCTAAAGCTGCGCACAGGTACGAGCAGCGTTCGCGCTAGAATCGCCACCCAAAACGCCCCTCAAAGCGTGGGGTTAAACGATATCGCAGAAATCACCATCGAACTTGCGACCCCGCTGCCAGTAGAGACCTATCATTCCCGTGGCGCTGTGGGCAGTTTCCTGCTAATCGACGCCAACAGTGGTGACACCCGCGCCGCCGGAATAATCACAGCAGTGCCATGA
- the cysD gene encoding sulfate adenylyltransferase subunit CysD, whose product MTTLSPHLRALEDESIHILREVAGQFDNVALLFSGGKDSIVVYELARRAFAPATVPFELLHIDTGHNFPEVITFRNQLVADTGARLHVSYVQEWIDKGALHERPDGSRNLLQTVPLVETIAQRGYDAVLGGARRDEERARAKERIFSVRDSFGGWDPRRQRPELWNLYNGAHMPGENIRVFPISNWTEADIWDYIHARSIQLPSIYFAHQREVFNRNGMWLSPGDWGGPHEGETLETRLVRYRTVGDMSCTGAVESQATTVADVITEIAQSPVTERGATRADDRVSESAMEDRKKEGYF is encoded by the coding sequence ATGACCACATTGTCACCCCACCTGCGCGCACTCGAAGATGAATCCATCCATATTCTGCGGGAAGTAGCAGGACAATTCGACAACGTTGCCCTCCTGTTTTCCGGCGGCAAAGACTCCATTGTGGTGTACGAACTCGCCCGGCGCGCCTTCGCCCCAGCCACAGTGCCTTTCGAGCTTCTCCACATTGATACCGGGCATAACTTTCCCGAAGTGATCACTTTTCGCAACCAGCTCGTCGCCGATACTGGTGCCCGGCTGCACGTGTCCTATGTGCAAGAGTGGATCGATAAGGGTGCGCTCCACGAACGCCCCGATGGTAGCCGCAACCTATTACAAACTGTCCCGCTTGTTGAGACTATTGCTCAGCGTGGCTACGACGCGGTGCTCGGCGGGGCGCGCCGCGATGAGGAACGCGCACGGGCAAAAGAACGCATCTTTTCTGTGCGCGATAGCTTCGGCGGGTGGGACCCGCGCCGCCAACGCCCTGAATTGTGGAACCTGTACAACGGTGCGCACATGCCTGGCGAAAACATTCGTGTCTTCCCTATTTCTAATTGGACGGAAGCAGATATTTGGGACTACATCCACGCCCGCAGCATTCAACTGCCCAGCATTTACTTCGCCCACCAGCGGGAAGTGTTCAACCGCAACGGCATGTGGCTGAGCCCCGGCGACTGGGGTGGACCTCACGAGGGCGAAACACTTGAAACACGGCTTGTGCGCTACCGCACCGTTGGTGATATGAGCTGCACGGGGGCTGTGGAATCGCAGGCAACAACCGTGGCTGATGTGATCACCGAAATCGCGCAATCACCCGTCACCGAACGCGGGGCGACACGTGCGGATGATCGTGTCAGCGAATCAGCAATGGAAGACCGTAAGAAAGAAGGATATTTCTGA
- a CDS encoding phosphoadenylyl-sulfate reductase — protein MNFLPRIAYADPLVSPAQPPLVSLDEQTQTRNKYLVERDSNQLYHADASTIFNWARENIAAPIVVTLSMENTVLAELASTHLPEADFLFLETGYHFPETLEVAAKVEKRYPNTLLRSVPVLSVSEQNRTYGPSLYRTNPTACCRMRKVEPLAASLSNYSAWVTGLRRADGPTRATTPAIELDAQGRIKINPLVTWTLEETETYTRTHNLIRHPLTDQGYLSIGCATCTLPVAEGQDPRAGRWAGSTKTECGLHL, from the coding sequence ATGAATTTTCTGCCCCGCATAGCCTATGCCGACCCGTTAGTCTCCCCAGCACAACCGCCCCTTGTTTCGTTGGACGAGCAGACACAGACCCGTAATAAGTACCTAGTGGAGCGCGACAGCAATCAGCTGTATCACGCCGATGCCAGCACCATCTTCAACTGGGCGCGGGAGAATATTGCTGCACCGATCGTGGTGACCTTATCCATGGAAAACACCGTGCTGGCCGAACTTGCCAGCACTCACCTACCCGAAGCAGACTTTCTTTTCCTGGAAACCGGCTACCATTTCCCCGAAACCCTCGAGGTAGCCGCCAAAGTGGAAAAACGCTACCCCAATACTCTCCTCAGGTCGGTGCCTGTGCTCAGCGTCAGTGAGCAAAACCGCACCTACGGCCCTAGCCTGTACCGGACAAACCCGACCGCCTGCTGCCGCATGCGCAAAGTCGAGCCCCTCGCGGCGTCGTTAAGCAACTACAGCGCATGGGTGACCGGGTTGCGCCGTGCCGACGGCCCCACACGCGCAACCACCCCGGCGATCGAGCTGGATGCGCAGGGACGTATCAAAATCAACCCGCTGGTGACCTGGACACTTGAAGAAACCGAAACATACACCCGCACCCACAACCTCATTCGCCACCCCCTGACCGACCAAGGCTACCTGTCCATCGGATGCGCCACCTGCACCCTGCCCGTGGCCGAAGGGCAAGACCCCCGCGCGGGGCGCTGGGCAGGCAGCACCAAAACCGAATGCGGACTGCATCTTTAA
- a CDS encoding nitrite/sulfite reductase, giving the protein MTSPTTTRERRPARAKKPEGQWKIDGTEALNADERIKQEEPAFAVRQRVIDIYSKQGFSSIPPEDIAPRFKWLGIYTQRRQNLGGEFTGQLDNHELQDEFFMMRIRFDGGQLTPQQLKTVGEISRDYARSTADFTDRQNIQLHWIRIEDVPAIWDKLDAVGLSTLLGCGDVPRIIVGSPVAGIAADEIIDATPAIEEIQREYLPREEFHNLPRKFKSAISGNARQDVTHEIQDVAFIGAFHPEYGAGFSVFVGGGLSTNPMLAQDLGVWVPRERVAEVWAGVAGIFRDYGFRRLRNRARLKFLVAQWGVEKFRDILETEYLTSPLIDGVSSPIAPRYRDHLGVHPQKDGRYYVGVKPTVGHATGEQLIAIAEVAEKFDITRLRTTVDKELLFLDVEKTDVESLQRALEATGLYSNPSEFRRGIISCTGLEFCKLAHVTTKARAIELVDDLEERLGELDVPLKISLNGCPNSCARSQVADIGLKGQIVTDDDGNRVEGFQVHLGGALGLNPDFGRKLRGHKVTSAELGDYVVRLVEKYREQRTEGEQFRDWVLRAHEEDLQ; this is encoded by the coding sequence ATGACAAGCCCAACAACCACCCGCGAACGTCGCCCAGCACGGGCGAAAAAACCCGAAGGTCAATGGAAGATTGATGGCACCGAAGCCTTGAATGCCGATGAGCGTATCAAGCAAGAAGAGCCAGCATTTGCTGTGCGTCAGCGTGTTATCGATATCTATTCCAAACAGGGATTTTCTTCCATTCCGCCGGAAGATATTGCACCGCGTTTCAAGTGGCTGGGCATTTATACGCAACGTCGCCAGAATTTGGGTGGGGAGTTTACGGGTCAGCTCGACAACCACGAATTGCAAGACGAGTTTTTCATGATGCGCATCCGCTTCGATGGCGGGCAGCTGACCCCACAACAGTTAAAAACAGTGGGGGAGATTAGCCGCGACTATGCGCGTTCCACCGCGGATTTTACTGATCGCCAGAATATTCAGCTGCACTGGATACGCATTGAAGATGTGCCCGCGATTTGGGACAAACTCGATGCAGTGGGCCTGAGCACTCTCTTAGGCTGCGGCGATGTTCCACGAATTATCGTAGGCTCGCCCGTCGCTGGCATTGCCGCCGATGAAATTATCGACGCGACCCCTGCGATTGAAGAAATTCAGCGTGAGTATTTGCCGCGCGAAGAATTTCATAACCTTCCCCGCAAATTTAAATCCGCCATCAGTGGCAATGCCCGCCAAGATGTGACACACGAAATCCAGGACGTTGCGTTTATTGGTGCATTCCACCCCGAGTATGGTGCGGGTTTCAGCGTGTTCGTTGGTGGCGGGCTGTCAACAAACCCCATGCTTGCCCAAGATTTAGGGGTGTGGGTTCCCCGCGAACGGGTTGCGGAAGTGTGGGCTGGGGTTGCCGGAATTTTCCGCGACTACGGTTTTCGGCGGCTGCGCAACCGTGCCCGTCTCAAATTCCTCGTCGCCCAATGGGGAGTAGAGAAATTCCGCGACATTTTGGAAACGGAATATCTTACTTCCCCGCTTATCGACGGCGTGAGCAGCCCGATTGCACCCCGCTACCGGGATCATTTAGGTGTGCATCCGCAAAAAGATGGCCGCTATTACGTGGGGGTCAAACCCACAGTGGGGCACGCTACCGGCGAGCAACTCATAGCTATTGCTGAGGTTGCTGAAAAATTCGATATTACTCGACTGCGCACCACGGTGGATAAAGAATTGCTGTTCCTCGATGTGGAGAAGACGGATGTTGAGTCGCTGCAGCGTGCCCTTGAGGCGACGGGTTTGTATAGCAATCCTTCCGAGTTTCGGCGTGGCATTATTTCGTGCACAGGGCTAGAGTTTTGCAAACTCGCCCACGTGACCACCAAAGCACGCGCCATCGAGCTTGTCGACGACCTCGAAGAGCGGCTAGGTGAACTGGATGTTCCCTTGAAAATTTCCCTCAATGGCTGCCCAAACTCCTGCGCCAGGTCGCAAGTGGCTGACATTGGGCTGAAAGGTCAAATCGTCACCGATGACGATGGCAACCGGGTCGAAGGATTCCAAGTGCACCTTGGTGGTGCGCTAGGGCTTAATCCCGATTTTGGGCGCAAACTACGCGGGCATAAAGTCACTTCCGCCGAACTCGGCGATTATGTGGTGCGCCTGGTTGAAAAATATCGAGAACAACGCACCGAAGGTGAACAATTCCGTGACTGGGTTCTCCGCGCACACGAGGAGGATCTGCAATGA
- a CDS encoding FAD/NAD(P)-binding protein: protein MSTLRIAIIGADAAGLYAADLLMRCVEHTIHVDLVDPAPAPIGLGPASRHQPDSHRSRVRVVGNVTIGTAEQPGDLSIDSLRPFYDAVISAPSHSEQQVNAAVAAALWQASAKPARVFSDSVLAFVAHDIAVTVWDNALDLPTDLDFAGWQEKLALARSCGLWV from the coding sequence ATGAGCACACTTCGTATTGCAATTATCGGCGCTGATGCTGCCGGCTTGTACGCCGCCGATCTGTTGATGCGTTGCGTTGAGCACACTATCCACGTTGATCTTGTCGATCCCGCCCCCGCCCCTATTGGTCTTGGCCCTGCCTCACGCCACCAACCCGATTCTCACCGTAGCCGGGTACGTGTAGTGGGCAATGTGACGATCGGTACCGCCGAGCAGCCTGGTGATTTATCCATTGATTCACTCCGGCCTTTTTATGATGCGGTTATTTCTGCCCCTTCACACTCTGAGCAGCAGGTGAACGCTGCTGTTGCGGCCGCACTGTGGCAGGCTTCGGCCAAACCTGCCCGGGTGTTTTCCGATAGTGTTTTGGCTTTCGTGGCCCATGATATTGCGGTGACGGTGTGGGATAACGCGCTTGATTTACCGACCGATTTGGATTTCGCTGGTTGGCAGGAAAAGCTTGCGTTGGCGCGTAGTTGCGGCTTGTGGGTGTAG